In Spirochaeta thermophila DSM 6578, the following proteins share a genomic window:
- a CDS encoding NifU family protein encodes MTKTDVEKVINEIRPALKADGGDIQLLEVTEQGVVKVRLTGACHGCPMSQITLKQGVEAYLKRKLPEISSVEAV; translated from the coding sequence ATGACCAAAACGGACGTCGAAAAGGTGATCAACGAGATCCGACCGGCACTCAAGGCCGACGGCGGGGACATCCAGCTCCTGGAGGTGACGGAGCAGGGGGTGGTGAAAGTCCGCCTCACCGGAGCATGTCACGGCTGCCCCATGTCCCAGATCACCCTCAAACAGGGGGTGGAAGCGTATCTCAAGAGAAAACTCCCCGAAATCTCCTCGGTGGAAGCGGTGTAA